The following coding sequences lie in one Rutidosis leptorrhynchoides isolate AG116_Rl617_1_P2 chromosome 4, CSIRO_AGI_Rlap_v1, whole genome shotgun sequence genomic window:
- the LOC139844355 gene encoding uncharacterized protein → MRHDNVASIVIRNECSNTISQTAYVNNASSSEFNASDVIEGEKNPALYVNEDEVVNDLPIADSETVSRFKKENELTKELGKNSFKDKKELIRAIKLYSIKNHIQYEVVETCSTLWRIRCKLYSESGCKWQVRGCKRKRSEYFEITKYTGPHTCSDYRISQDHVNLDASLIAQETEHIIKEEPSISIPALRAKIIDKLGYNVSYKKVWSGKQKAMEKIFGNETLRMQAAMGVKEGKLTILCGICRGRGHNKKTCPVRSG, encoded by the coding sequence ATGAGGCATGATAATGTTGCGTCAATTGTGATTCGCAATGAGTGTTCTAACACAATTTCGCAAACTGCTTATGTGAACAATGCAAGTAGTAGTGAGTTCAATGCAAGTGATGTGATCGAAGGAGAAAAAAATCCGGCACTGTATGTAAATGAAGATGAAGTTGTTAATGACCTTCCTATTGCCGATAGTGAGACGGTTTCACGTTTTaaaaaagaaaatgaattaaccaAGGAGTTGGGGAAAAATTCGTTTAAGGATAAGAAAGAACTTATTAGAGCTATCAAGTTATATAGCATCAAGAACCATATACAGTATGAAGTGGTTGAAACATGTTCAACTCTTTGGAGAATTAGATGCAAGTTGTATTCAGAATCGGGTTGCAAGTGGCAAGTTCGTGGATGTAAACGTAAACGTAGTGAGTACTTTGAAATAACAAAGTACACTGGTCCACACACTTGTTCAGACTATAGGATTTCTCAAGACCATGTGAACCTAGATGCGAGTTTGATTGCTCAAGAAACTGAACACATCATAAAGGAGGAGCCATCTATTAGTATACCTGCTTTGAGAGCTAAGATAATTGATAAATTAGGGTATAATGTTTCGTACAAGAAAGTTTGGTCTGGAAAACAGAAGGCAATGGAAAAGATTTTTGGGAATGAAACGTTAAGGATGCAGGCTGCAATGGGTGTTAAAGAAGGAAAATTAACAATCCTATGTGGAATTTGTAGAGGAAGAGGTCATAATAAGAAAACATGTCCTGTTAGGTCCGGATGA